The sequence TGGTGGGTTTCATGCTTGTCTTTGAAACCCGCATCGACCTTGCTCAGATCGACCGTTGAGCCGGGATCGACGCCGAACCGCTTGCGGTAGTTCATTGTATTGACCTCCTTGACATGCTTACGGACGGGGTCAGGGCAAGGTCCATAGATGACCCCCGACTGACTGCGCCACGCCGGTCTCGTTGGCTGCTACCCGATTCGGCGCTATACTGCTCCCGCAAATCTACTCCTGCCGACTTTAATAATAAAGATAATGTTACGCGATCATACGTGCTAGTGCCTTTGTCCGTGGTGGGTCTGGCGCGGCCTGTTACGGCCTCGCAAGCTTTCTTCGGAATTTCGTCGGGCGCTTCGGGTGGGTATGGAGTCTCGGTGTTCGACGCCCACTCGCGAGGCTGAGTATCTTGTCCATCACGCTGATCGTCTTCCTGGTGGTCTATCTCGGCATGATCCTGGGCGGAATACCCGGGCTGAAGATGGACCGCGCCTCGGTGGCACTGGGTGGCGCCGTCGTCCTGCTGGCTGCCGGCGAGCTGAGCCAGCCGGAGGCACTCGCAAGCATCGACTTCGGCACGCTGGGCATGCTGTTCGGGCTGATGCTCATATCGGTGCAGCTTCAGATTGCCGGTTTCTACGCCGCAATCTCGGGCATGGTTGCGCATCTCAATGCCTCACCTCCCTTTCTGCTGGCGATGCTGACCGCGCTGGTCGGGGTGCTCTCGGCCTTTCTGACCAACGATGTGGTCGCGGTCGCGATGACCCCGGTGGTGTTCGCCATCGCGCTGCGCCGGGGCATGAATCCACTTCCCTTTCTGCTCGCGATCGCGCTTGCGGCCAACGCCGGCTCGGTCGCGACCATCATCGGCAGCCCCCAGAACATGCTGATCGCGCAGCGGCTGGATATCAGCTTCGGGGGCTATCTGGAGTATGCGCTGGTACCCGCCGTATTGTCGCTACTGGTGGTCTGGGCGGCATTGGCCCTTGCCTATCGGGGTCGGTGGATGCTCGACCAGGGAAACGCGCCGAAGCCGGGTGCCCTACCTGATCCCTCGCTGGACCCCTGGGAGACGATCAAGGGGCTGTTGGTGCTGGCCTTTATTCTCTACGCGTTCGTATTCACCGAATGGGATCGCGGGATGGTCGCGACAGTCGCGGGCGTACTGATGCTTTTCAACGCCCGATTCATGTCCCGGACCATGCTGGAACGGATCGATTGGGACCTCCTGATCCTGT comes from Gammaproteobacteria bacterium and encodes:
- a CDS encoding citrate transporter, which codes for MSITLIVFLVVYLGMILGGIPGLKMDRASVALGGAVVLLAAGELSQPEALASIDFGTLGMLFGLMLISVQLQIAGFYAAISGMVAHLNASPPFLLAMLTALVGVLSAFLTNDVVAVAMTPVVFAIALRRGMNPLPFLLAIALAANAGSVATIIGSPQNMLIAQRLDISFGGYLEYALVPAVLSLLVVWAALALAYRGRWMLDQGNAPKPGALPDPSLDPWETIKGLLVLAFILYAFVFTEWDRGMVATVAGVLMLFNARFMSRTMLERIDWDLLILFVGLFIVNGAFAKAGLATQLVTWLAGMGIDLHDGNVLFVISAVMSDITSNVPTVMLLLPFAGHDPLSGPLMALASGLASNL